The following proteins are co-located in the Streptomyces bottropensis ATCC 25435 genome:
- a CDS encoding discoidin domain-containing protein, protein MRRPHVLLPRRRRTRCLLVALALAACSVVAAPPAAAAQTIGFPSFSGPAIPAPPVAHTPGDMMKAIYDAESSGTDFWMDRLLARSGNDPAGPWLMSRGRAFFMKEHNPAQLGFGGRAAYWESIDDRSAYTVAVTPGTFTEQVAQRRQTPSHWKSVHTSGSITIDQTKFVTDDNVAVTNLAIRNNGSASTTLQLRATSPYATSGTGGELTGQVNAYNNLTTLRPRLTGDGFTVAGGGLDRSVTIAAGATVTTKVVMGFVTDEIPQSLSEYNAYAGYSPATAFATHVKAYNLWWAQNVPYIDVPEPAIKKNIYYRWWLMRFNSLDADIPGQTFQFPTSTEGVLGYNNAIALTQPMHIDDLKYLRNPAYAYGDWLSVGQTSKGGRFLDNPGDPENWSNSYTQYIAEAAWKSYQIHGGQPGIAGNLARYAEGDIKGQLAHYDHDGNKLIEYDWGALTGNDADAVSFHWKPGNMDRAESAYQYSGALAAAQAYEATGNTAKAGEMRTLANQIKDAIVNVLWNPNRQLFEHRLKSTNEWVPWKEINNYYPFSVGAVPNTATYRQALRLYDDPAQYPIFPFYTANQVDKKAAADAGEPGSNNFSTINSTVQFRLYSSVLRNYPNSWMNATDYKKLLYWNTWAQYVGGNTQWPDANEFWADWNGSSVNYRSWIHHNILGSSNWTVIEDVAGLRPRNDAKVELSPIDIGWSHFTVNNLRYRGADLSVVWDDPADGVVRYPGIPEGYSIYVNGDRVATVSSLVPLTWDPATGDVATSGTVTHHVAKSGLKAPNQVVQDSPQMVDMLAKAGVDLTADLTNLAAGATATASHTGSGSTVAGAVDGYPTNEPFWGAGGSANSQDWYELNFGTARTLNEVRLHFKDSRPANTTYRAPSAYTVQYHNGSSWVNVPDQTKSPAAPRANYNRVQFPAVSAQRIRVLATNASGAKTGLTEVKVFHRGGVQPPGNLATSATASASYTSSWESVAAVNDGVDPPSSNDTVNPRWGTWPETGQQWAELTWPSAKTLNKADVYFFDDDQGIDMPASWKLQYWNGSGYVDVPGAGSYPLARNQYNTVTFNATSTTRLRVLLTGNGTNSVGLLEAKVYGP, encoded by the coding sequence ATGAGAAGACCGCACGTCCTCCTGCCACGACGCCGGCGCACGAGGTGCCTCCTCGTCGCCCTGGCCCTGGCGGCATGTTCCGTCGTCGCCGCTCCCCCGGCCGCCGCGGCCCAGACCATCGGGTTCCCCTCCTTCAGCGGGCCCGCGATCCCTGCACCGCCCGTCGCGCACACGCCCGGCGACATGATGAAGGCCATCTACGACGCGGAGAGTTCGGGCACCGACTTCTGGATGGACCGTCTGCTGGCCCGCTCCGGCAACGACCCCGCCGGGCCCTGGCTGATGAGCCGCGGCCGGGCGTTCTTCATGAAGGAGCACAACCCCGCCCAGCTCGGTTTCGGCGGCAGGGCGGCCTACTGGGAGAGTATCGACGACCGCAGTGCCTACACCGTGGCGGTCACCCCGGGCACCTTCACCGAGCAGGTCGCCCAGCGCCGGCAGACGCCGAGTCACTGGAAGAGCGTGCACACCAGCGGGTCGATCACCATCGACCAGACGAAGTTCGTCACCGACGACAACGTCGCCGTGACCAACCTGGCCATCAGGAACAACGGCTCCGCCTCCACGACGCTCCAGTTACGGGCGACCTCGCCGTACGCCACCTCCGGCACCGGCGGCGAACTGACCGGCCAGGTCAACGCCTACAACAACCTCACGACCCTCCGCCCCCGCCTCACCGGCGACGGTTTCACCGTCGCCGGCGGTGGCCTCGACCGGTCCGTGACGATCGCGGCCGGTGCCACGGTGACGACCAAGGTCGTCATGGGCTTCGTCACCGACGAGATCCCGCAGTCGCTGAGCGAGTACAACGCCTACGCGGGCTACTCGCCCGCGACCGCGTTCGCCACCCACGTCAAGGCCTACAACCTGTGGTGGGCGCAGAACGTGCCGTACATCGACGTGCCCGAGCCGGCCATCAAGAAGAACATCTACTACCGCTGGTGGCTGATGCGCTTCAACAGCCTCGACGCGGACATCCCCGGGCAGACCTTTCAGTTCCCGACCTCCACCGAGGGCGTCCTCGGCTACAACAACGCGATCGCGCTCACCCAGCCGATGCACATCGACGACCTCAAGTACCTGCGCAACCCGGCCTACGCGTACGGGGACTGGCTGAGCGTGGGGCAGACCTCCAAGGGCGGCCGCTTCCTCGACAACCCGGGCGACCCGGAGAACTGGTCCAACAGCTACACGCAGTACATCGCCGAGGCGGCCTGGAAGAGCTACCAGATCCACGGCGGCCAGCCGGGCATCGCGGGGAACCTGGCCCGTTACGCCGAGGGCGACATCAAGGGACAGCTCGCGCACTACGACCACGACGGCAACAAGCTGATCGAGTACGACTGGGGCGCCCTGACCGGCAACGACGCCGACGCGGTCTCCTTCCACTGGAAGCCCGGCAACATGGACCGCGCCGAGTCCGCCTACCAGTACAGCGGCGCCCTCGCCGCCGCCCAGGCCTACGAGGCGACCGGCAACACGGCCAAGGCCGGCGAGATGCGCACGCTCGCGAACCAGATCAAGGACGCGATCGTGAACGTGCTGTGGAACCCGAACCGGCAGTTGTTCGAGCACCGGCTCAAGTCGACGAACGAGTGGGTGCCCTGGAAGGAGATCAACAACTACTACCCCTTCTCCGTCGGAGCCGTCCCGAACACCGCCACGTACCGGCAGGCGCTGCGGCTCTACGACGACCCGGCGCAGTACCCGATCTTCCCCTTCTACACCGCCAACCAGGTCGACAAGAAGGCGGCGGCCGACGCCGGGGAGCCGGGCTCCAACAACTTCTCCACGATCAACTCGACCGTGCAGTTCCGGCTGTACTCGTCGGTGCTGCGCAACTATCCCAACTCCTGGATGAACGCGACCGACTACAAGAAGCTCCTCTACTGGAACACCTGGGCGCAGTACGTCGGCGGCAACACCCAGTGGCCGGACGCCAACGAGTTCTGGGCGGACTGGAACGGCAGCAGCGTCAACTACCGCTCCTGGATCCACCACAACATCCTCGGCAGCAGCAACTGGACCGTCATCGAGGACGTCGCCGGGCTGCGTCCGCGCAACGACGCGAAGGTCGAGCTGTCGCCCATCGACATCGGCTGGAGCCACTTCACCGTCAACAACCTCCGCTACCGGGGCGCCGACCTGTCCGTGGTCTGGGACGACCCGGCCGACGGTGTGGTGCGCTACCCCGGCATTCCCGAGGGCTACTCGATCTACGTCAACGGCGACCGTGTCGCCACCGTCAGCTCGCTGGTGCCCCTGACCTGGGACCCGGCGACCGGTGACGTCGCCACGAGCGGCACGGTCACCCACCATGTGGCCAAGTCCGGCCTGAAGGCGCCGAACCAGGTCGTGCAGGACAGCCCGCAGATGGTCGACATGCTCGCCAAGGCCGGCGTCGACCTCACGGCCGACCTCACCAACCTCGCCGCCGGCGCGACCGCGACCGCCTCCCACACCGGCTCCGGCAGCACGGTGGCCGGCGCGGTCGACGGCTACCCCACGAACGAACCGTTCTGGGGCGCGGGCGGCTCGGCCAACAGCCAGGACTGGTACGAGCTGAACTTCGGCACCGCGCGCACCCTCAACGAGGTCCGGCTGCACTTCAAGGACAGCCGCCCGGCGAACACCACCTACCGGGCGCCTTCGGCGTACACCGTCCAGTACCACAACGGCAGTTCCTGGGTGAACGTCCCCGACCAGACGAAGAGTCCGGCGGCACCACGGGCCAACTACAACCGGGTGCAGTTCCCGGCCGTCAGCGCCCAGCGCATACGCGTGCTGGCCACCAACGCCTCCGGGGCGAAGACGGGCCTGACCGAGGTCAAGGTCTTCCACCGGGGCGGGGTCCAGCCGCCGGGCAACCTGGCGACATCGGCCACGGCGTCGGCGTCGTACACCTCGTCCTGGGAGAGCGTCGCCGCCGTGAACGACGGGGTCGATCCGCCGTCGTCCAACGACACCGTGAACCCGCGCTGGGGGACCTGGCCGGAGACGGGCCAGCAGTGGGCGGAACTGACCTGGCCGTCCGCGAAGACCCTGAACAAGGCCGACGTGTACTTCTTCGACGACGACCAGGGCATCGACATGCCCGCCTCGTGGAAGCTCCAGTACTGGAACGGCAGCGGGTACGTCGACGTACCGGGAGCCGGGTCCTACCCCCTGGCCAGGAACCAGTACAACACCGTCACCTTCAACGCCACGAGCACCACCCGGCTACGGGTGCTGCTCACCGGCAACGGCACGAACTCCGTCGGACTCCTCGAAGCGAAGGTGTACGGACCGTGA